A part of Populus alba chromosome 8, ASM523922v2, whole genome shotgun sequence genomic DNA contains:
- the LOC118062449 gene encoding protein FAR1-RELATED SEQUENCE 11 isoform X1 — translation MRSAPLRFNHPPLSGMSEGTNMVMGSSEDGTDISQDDNGTTEETPEDAILLRQTSVNLVPFIGQRFASQDAAYEFYCSFAKQCGFSIRRHRTRGKDGVGRGVTRRDFTCHRGGYPQMKLSEDGKMQRNRKSSRCGCQAYMRIVKRADFDVPEWRVTGFSNIHNHEMFKLNEAHLLPPSCTMSPDDKSRICIFAKAGMSVRQMLRLMELEKGVKLGCLPFTEIDVRNLLLSFRNVNQDNDAIDLIAMCKKLKDEDHNFKYDFKIDCNNRLEHIAWSYASSVRLYEAFGDAVVFDTTHHLDAYDMWLGIWVGVDNHGMTCFFSCVLLREENMESFSWALKAFVNFMNGKAPQTILTDQNMWLKEAIANEMPDTKHAFCIWHIISKFSDWFSILLGSCYDDWKAEFLRLYNLESVQDFEEGWSEMVEKYELHANKHITSLYAFRSFWALSFLRNYFFGGTMDIYQSGSITAFIQRFLSAQSRLDYFVEELADIVDFKPELPQKLHKVYLKTGSPIESHAASVLTPYAFGKFQEELVLAPQYASFPVDEYCFQVRHHTQISGGCKVIWDSCQGHISCSCSWFEYSGILCRHVLRVLSTNNCFQIPDNYLPIRWQCVSSSSSSRMHSEKIQLLESMASTLMAESVETEERLDVACEQISIVLSHIRDLPTQTHGESAYNCPSDSMILPEVEDSGGIANFTVENPDDPITLAKLKDRLPRVGVDISRKRRHHSGPCCGHFGHDASDCPMTRSDQMSGTTLGYL, via the exons ATGCGCTCTGCTCCCCTTCGGTTTAATCACCCGCCACTTTCAG GAATGTCAGAGGGAACAAATATGGTGATGGGGTCTTCTGAGGATGGGACAGATATATCTCAAGATGATAACGGCACCACGGAAGAAACACCTGAAGACGCAATATTGTTACGACAGACTTCAGTAAACCTTGTCCCTTTCATTGGCCAAAGGTTTGCATCCCAAGATGCTGCTTATGAATTTTATTGCAGTTTTGCAAAGCAATGTGGCTTTTCAATCAGGCGTCACCGTACTCGTGGAAAGGATGGAGTTGGTCGAGGAGTCACGAGAAGGGATTTCACCTGCCATCGTGGTGGCTATCCACAGATGAAACTATCTGAAGATGGAAAGATGCAAAGGAATCGCAAGTCATCACGTTGTGGCTGCCAAGCATATATGCGTATTGTGAAGCGGGCAGATTTTGATGTCCCTGAATGGCGTGTTACAGGCTTTAGCAATATCCACAACCATGAAATGTTCAAATTGAATGAAGCGCACCTCCTCCCTCCCTCATGCACCATGTCTCCAGATGACAAGAGTCGCATTTGCATTTTTGCAAAAGCTGGAATGTCAGTGCGACAGATGTTACGATTAATGGAGCTAGAGAAAGGTGTGAAACTGGGATGCTTGCCATTTACTGAAATAGATGTGAGAAACCTACTACTGTCTTTCAGAAATGTTAATCAAGACAATGATGCAATTGATCTTATTGCAATGTGCAAGAAACTGAAAGATGAAGATCACAACTTCAAATATGATTTCAAAATTGATTGCAACAACAGGCTAGAGCATATTGCATGGTCTTATGCTTCATCTGTTCGATTATATGAGGCATTCGGTGATGCAGTGGTTTTTGACACAACCCACCATCTGGATGCCTATGATATGTGGTTAGGTATTTGGGTTGGAGTAGATAATCACGGGATGACTTGTTTTTTCAGTTGTGTACTTCTGCGTGAAGAAAATATGGAATCTTTTTCTTGGGCATTGAAG GCATTTGTGAACTTCATGAATGGAAAGGCTCCCCAAACCATATTAACTGACCAGAACATGTGGTTGAAAGAGGCTATTGCTAATGAAATGCCTGACACTAAACATGCCTTTTGCATATGGCACATCATTTCAAAGTTCTCAGATTGGTTTTCTATACTGCTTGGATCATGCTATGATGACTGGAAAGCTGAGTTTCTCCGACTCTACAATCTGGAATCTGTACAAGATTTTGAGGAAGGATGGAGTGAAATGGTTGAGAAATATGAGCTCCATGCAAATAAGCACATAACTAGTTTATATGCATTTCGTTCATTTTGGGCATTATCATTTTTGAGGAATTACTTCTTTGGAGGAACGATGGATATATATCAGTCTGGCTCAATTACTGCTTTCATTCAGCGATTTTTGAGTGCACAGTCTCGGCTAGATTATTTTGTAGAGGAA CTGGCTGATATTGTTGATTTCAAGCCAGAGTTGCCACAAAAGCTGCATAAAGTTTACCTGAAAACAGGTTCACCCATTGAATCACATGCAGCTTCTGTTCTTACTCCATATGCCTTTGGTAAATTCCAGGAAGAGCTTGTGTTAGCTCCACAGTATGCATCTTTTCCAGTAGATGAATATTGTTTTCAAGTCAGACACCATACTCAGATTAGTGGTGGCTGCAAAGTCATTTGGGATTCTTGTCAAGGGCATATCAGCTGTAGCTGCAGTTGGTTTGAATATTCAGGCATCCTCTGCAGACATGTTCTCCGTGTTCTGTCAACCAATAACTGTTTCCAAATACCAGACAACTATCTGCCCATTCGATGGCAGTGTGTTAGTTCATCTTCCAGTTCAAGGATGCATTCTGAGAAAATCCAGTTACTGGAATCCATGGCTTCTACACTTATGGCAGAATCGGTTGAAACAGAGGAACGCCTTGATGTTGCTTGTGAGCAAATTTCCATCGTATTATCACATATTAGGGACCTTCCTACACAGACACACGGTGAAAGTGCATACAACTGCCCATCAGACTCCATGATTTTACCAGAGGTAGAAGATTCTGGTGGAATAGCTAACTTTACTGTTGAGAATCCTGATGATCCAATCACTCTAGCAAAGCTAAAAGATAGACTGCCCAGAGTTGGAGTTGATATTTCTAGAAAAAGAAGGCATCATTCTGGTCCTTGCTGTGGGCATTTTGGACATGATGCATCAGATTGTCCAATGACGAGAAGCGATCAAATGAGTGGCACTACTCTAGGATACTTGTAG
- the LOC118062449 gene encoding protein FAR1-RELATED SEQUENCE 11 isoform X2, with protein MSEGTNMVMGSSEDGTDISQDDNGTTEETPEDAILLRQTSVNLVPFIGQRFASQDAAYEFYCSFAKQCGFSIRRHRTRGKDGVGRGVTRRDFTCHRGGYPQMKLSEDGKMQRNRKSSRCGCQAYMRIVKRADFDVPEWRVTGFSNIHNHEMFKLNEAHLLPPSCTMSPDDKSRICIFAKAGMSVRQMLRLMELEKGVKLGCLPFTEIDVRNLLLSFRNVNQDNDAIDLIAMCKKLKDEDHNFKYDFKIDCNNRLEHIAWSYASSVRLYEAFGDAVVFDTTHHLDAYDMWLGIWVGVDNHGMTCFFSCVLLREENMESFSWALKAFVNFMNGKAPQTILTDQNMWLKEAIANEMPDTKHAFCIWHIISKFSDWFSILLGSCYDDWKAEFLRLYNLESVQDFEEGWSEMVEKYELHANKHITSLYAFRSFWALSFLRNYFFGGTMDIYQSGSITAFIQRFLSAQSRLDYFVEELADIVDFKPELPQKLHKVYLKTGSPIESHAASVLTPYAFGKFQEELVLAPQYASFPVDEYCFQVRHHTQISGGCKVIWDSCQGHISCSCSWFEYSGILCRHVLRVLSTNNCFQIPDNYLPIRWQCVSSSSSSRMHSEKIQLLESMASTLMAESVETEERLDVACEQISIVLSHIRDLPTQTHGESAYNCPSDSMILPEVEDSGGIANFTVENPDDPITLAKLKDRLPRVGVDISRKRRHHSGPCCGHFGHDASDCPMTRSDQMSGTTLGYL; from the exons ATGTCAGAGGGAACAAATATGGTGATGGGGTCTTCTGAGGATGGGACAGATATATCTCAAGATGATAACGGCACCACGGAAGAAACACCTGAAGACGCAATATTGTTACGACAGACTTCAGTAAACCTTGTCCCTTTCATTGGCCAAAGGTTTGCATCCCAAGATGCTGCTTATGAATTTTATTGCAGTTTTGCAAAGCAATGTGGCTTTTCAATCAGGCGTCACCGTACTCGTGGAAAGGATGGAGTTGGTCGAGGAGTCACGAGAAGGGATTTCACCTGCCATCGTGGTGGCTATCCACAGATGAAACTATCTGAAGATGGAAAGATGCAAAGGAATCGCAAGTCATCACGTTGTGGCTGCCAAGCATATATGCGTATTGTGAAGCGGGCAGATTTTGATGTCCCTGAATGGCGTGTTACAGGCTTTAGCAATATCCACAACCATGAAATGTTCAAATTGAATGAAGCGCACCTCCTCCCTCCCTCATGCACCATGTCTCCAGATGACAAGAGTCGCATTTGCATTTTTGCAAAAGCTGGAATGTCAGTGCGACAGATGTTACGATTAATGGAGCTAGAGAAAGGTGTGAAACTGGGATGCTTGCCATTTACTGAAATAGATGTGAGAAACCTACTACTGTCTTTCAGAAATGTTAATCAAGACAATGATGCAATTGATCTTATTGCAATGTGCAAGAAACTGAAAGATGAAGATCACAACTTCAAATATGATTTCAAAATTGATTGCAACAACAGGCTAGAGCATATTGCATGGTCTTATGCTTCATCTGTTCGATTATATGAGGCATTCGGTGATGCAGTGGTTTTTGACACAACCCACCATCTGGATGCCTATGATATGTGGTTAGGTATTTGGGTTGGAGTAGATAATCACGGGATGACTTGTTTTTTCAGTTGTGTACTTCTGCGTGAAGAAAATATGGAATCTTTTTCTTGGGCATTGAAG GCATTTGTGAACTTCATGAATGGAAAGGCTCCCCAAACCATATTAACTGACCAGAACATGTGGTTGAAAGAGGCTATTGCTAATGAAATGCCTGACACTAAACATGCCTTTTGCATATGGCACATCATTTCAAAGTTCTCAGATTGGTTTTCTATACTGCTTGGATCATGCTATGATGACTGGAAAGCTGAGTTTCTCCGACTCTACAATCTGGAATCTGTACAAGATTTTGAGGAAGGATGGAGTGAAATGGTTGAGAAATATGAGCTCCATGCAAATAAGCACATAACTAGTTTATATGCATTTCGTTCATTTTGGGCATTATCATTTTTGAGGAATTACTTCTTTGGAGGAACGATGGATATATATCAGTCTGGCTCAATTACTGCTTTCATTCAGCGATTTTTGAGTGCACAGTCTCGGCTAGATTATTTTGTAGAGGAA CTGGCTGATATTGTTGATTTCAAGCCAGAGTTGCCACAAAAGCTGCATAAAGTTTACCTGAAAACAGGTTCACCCATTGAATCACATGCAGCTTCTGTTCTTACTCCATATGCCTTTGGTAAATTCCAGGAAGAGCTTGTGTTAGCTCCACAGTATGCATCTTTTCCAGTAGATGAATATTGTTTTCAAGTCAGACACCATACTCAGATTAGTGGTGGCTGCAAAGTCATTTGGGATTCTTGTCAAGGGCATATCAGCTGTAGCTGCAGTTGGTTTGAATATTCAGGCATCCTCTGCAGACATGTTCTCCGTGTTCTGTCAACCAATAACTGTTTCCAAATACCAGACAACTATCTGCCCATTCGATGGCAGTGTGTTAGTTCATCTTCCAGTTCAAGGATGCATTCTGAGAAAATCCAGTTACTGGAATCCATGGCTTCTACACTTATGGCAGAATCGGTTGAAACAGAGGAACGCCTTGATGTTGCTTGTGAGCAAATTTCCATCGTATTATCACATATTAGGGACCTTCCTACACAGACACACGGTGAAAGTGCATACAACTGCCCATCAGACTCCATGATTTTACCAGAGGTAGAAGATTCTGGTGGAATAGCTAACTTTACTGTTGAGAATCCTGATGATCCAATCACTCTAGCAAAGCTAAAAGATAGACTGCCCAGAGTTGGAGTTGATATTTCTAGAAAAAGAAGGCATCATTCTGGTCCTTGCTGTGGGCATTTTGGACATGATGCATCAGATTGTCCAATGACGAGAAGCGATCAAATGAGTGGCACTACTCTAGGATACTTGTAG
- the LOC118062450 gene encoding uncharacterized protein has translation MPKTRAVTHADLAPSPGSTDLGSKTAAFLVVFTIACGLFCFILCLVAEATRSQVTWVNSDSKENDEDSQCIYTGSGRTPFLCSAIAFVGLAVAMVVEHMYMLIAVSKSPPPALVAWDTNSACAKSITRQAGFFFVTTWICFAVGEILLLIGLGVESGHLKNWSRPRPSCLIIKEGLFSAAGIFALLTVFFASGLYLTALRAQRMSQEHENTRREILEASALHASPPRSPQHRMITAIARENPVARENQTQEPSFTYPPAFTKQLNLV, from the exons ATGCCAAAAACAAGAGCAGTCACACATGCCGATCTTGCACCAAGTCCTGGAAGTACGGATTTGGGTAGCAAAACAGCTGCCTTCCTCGTGGTTTTTACCATTGCTTGTGGCCTATTTTGCTTCATTCTTTGCCTTGTAGCTGAAGCCACTCGTTCCCAG GTGACATGGGTGAACTCTGatagtaaagaaaatgatgaggattCTCAATGTATATATACTGGCAGTGGCAGGACACCATTTTTGTGTTCTGCTATTGCATTTGTAGGACTGGCGGTTGCCATGGTGGTGGAACATATGTACATGTTAATTGCAGTGAGCAAATCACCGCCTCCGGCTCTAGTTGCTTGGGACACTAATTCTGCTTGTGCCAAGAGCATCACAAGGCAGGCaggatttttctttgttacGACCTG GATATGCTTTGCTGTTGGAGAAATCTTGTTGTTAATTGGGCTGGGTGTGGAATCAGGGCATTTGAAGAATTGGTCTAGACCAAGGCCGAGCTGCCTCATCATTAAAGAAGGCTTGTTCTCTGCTGCAGGAATCTTTGCATTGTTAACAGTCTTCTTTGCTTCTGGATTATACTTGACAGCATTGCGTGCACAAAGAATGTCCCAAGAGCACGAAAACACTCGGCGAGAAATACTCGAGGCCTCCGCCCTCCACGCGTCTCCGCCAAGGTCACCTCAACATCGCATGATCACCGCCATTGCCAGAGAAAATCCAGTTGCCAGAGAGAATCAGACTCAAGAACCATCGTTCACATATCCACCAGCGTTCACCAAGCAGTTAAACTTGGTGTAA